A DNA window from Actinokineospora baliensis contains the following coding sequences:
- a CDS encoding toxin glutamine deamidase domain-containing protein, with translation MAMMVPDEVRKLFQVLTGEEWPDANEDKLRALADAWDRAAFRLTGELAPQLRTAVFTIRSNFHGAAEQAFANRMAPYVEGADNYLSIADEQFRALAKFLRDLALEVEYVKLVSILSLIALIAEIAWAIAAAFGTAGASMAWLAARMAIVRWLLKSLLGRLLIKVIQAQIVGIAFQLVIDVVAQLIQFGMGTRTEWNPKYTASAAAVGALGGALTLPLAGFGKAIAHITTSGLDSWLGKIGKDAFDWHKVIPDKITEIGIEAFHETLTEALYKYATEGEFEMNPYSATSGGISGAGGVVGGAIGDALAPPKPAPTTKGPQTTPQTRPDGVTGDTTTRPNTVPTTTGPNTQVPTGDRGLGGGNNTDEVGGLGPNGIGGPTTQAPPVNQPGGQGQNQGQPVQVGAGQPGQVPQSQNGQPQSQNGQPQNGQTQPGQPQSQNGQPQPGQTQPGQPQPGQPQPGQPQPGQPQPGQPQPGQPQPGQPQPGQPQNGQGQSQPGQPQSQNGQGQSQNGQGQNTQSQTGPSQPGQSQNGPGQPGQSQNAPSQPGQSQPGQAQNPPTQSSTTTAGQQPGQQPSTQPSTSQSTTQSSTTQSSTSQSTTQSSSSQSSSSQSSTTQSSTSQSSTSQSSTSQSSTSQSSTQSSTQSSSQTAKPSTPATTATTTTSSTTTSSTPATTSQTTTTSTTSTQSSATSTTQTGGTQSSTTQTSTTQSSANQALTQGKQPTTGQSSTQSTTAQTAAPSTAKTPTPQGKPVTATAGIGKQPAKLTKPAPKPVTKPSSTAPTLPKTTAAQVQATAGVQPVSNKRPRLTPPSATPKLKPTTTRFQDFRSWVGGINKVKGDINCVDAAVAFHSTWRGNPTTAGKDRAGTSLASERTGYAPAFLGEGKAALAEVEKRVKRGGHGTDAIVFTTPPGAKDGHAWNVVNQNGEVSHVDAQSGTWSDTGPDAGKVWAIVLDPEGTFVDGDTVDNSGSTGPQAIGDSFGQRPPNNINTLATQALTATQGHLDAANVSVRRAEQAQRSAQAQVYGAAEPHRQAQAAVTATQAVSTPLVQRVNALRGQINAAITTLGLQVQNESQLQQQVDQADQAEDTAGIALDNAQTALDNATNANRGTLTTARDGRQTALAQLVLNHGPLRAQLAQATLTRQGTQNQIANLRIQEAAAHAAARGPSAASTSAATSALTATQRLGAATTELNNTTGHLGTARTHQQTADQQVTTATGLVTQIQTEAATEILRHNAAQAADLAATTAEQAADLLDQQVVDLTTRINTLRDTVAQAKLDVARDKRAVAAAKAQLANSGPSSNATPAPTTTPQITQQETAIAKAEEAIGRQETQIGTLDRQRQGITTQLGTDRPEAVRLRGLADTAQLAADQQADAVNTLYTALTNARDNAQLAAQNAAASATSANNTARNAKDAAADVKTAAKQGDVERGLTLLTDTPFAERIVMEELGDTTGVANAVGGLFTDHPGVANQAGQTAVNAVENHLGEIINQGREITVALPGGTTARVLLTGRPKRPGDTRKAATVNAVPNSHPDIVKTRRDDTHNPKAVTSSSNLPVRIPLVSLAPLTDGGLFLRPVASAGFTLKRSQGMTSNDISRPGVRTGDRAWVEADFEIVATRIGGPTGPATATVHGGVRVPAVVPAPAAPQPLPAHGRSELTSDAVRIPTAFTDGIETALNNTDHRAEITDLLGSPRVRHMPNNGSVTQTIGGTQVTVVPNGAPQITLVGPSTKVDEQRTGVNPSSAVTKGGDATGALGMAVGMEVPGLQWFVGLFSDFSSGRSGGYNRGNESAVERNASQPELVYQVTRPLTVTANGTSVNNTVTELVTVPLSVARELNLTIPAHLDPANTRVRTAGNQPYVIGTDDITGVPGRDQIVNFLTAGIDATGQAAVREKFNSDPKTVTAIFNTMHGGEEVTWVADGRLHKLEIYTQIVPPAASYPSGQTKATVQDQVTSQRRRTDQMSRNAKLGVGAEVRPTFSGDKPNNGNPNASGTASQGLPRVVISGTYERNRSSAVGTNGRDGRITAYGGEYRGFDGTLEIVVVHRDTPAPNWFRRVFMGGKMTFGPPSADRLTEPTTADVDTARTLNANAPATAPRVTKQTIPNAVSISAPVDKFAWSDQAMAPSTMTPGLYVGTAPNQPAGTVVVDSAQFGEFAGIEHVRVSPNSTEGLNLVLAKNVQTLPVVNPPANMPAPVTRRSPFMSGTWPSWGTRTLTETNRGAGIPQRQFRYKLSELTKPGTTAADAVRGFVSQVGRRGAAVLGLNGEKAGPHKLFEPGRLTDMNGAISATATYSAPRVVDVRKDGQLQRRQDGDLVVNNSKHRQFGLDGELAVDVIPRRFHRFGARIRLVFGGNKRWGKGKISELTPGGRQLYNYKGPTVWLTMDVRYTYTGDVNIRNSIKTSQAESLSVTVDEPDGVLVQLPATTAAELLTQAGLPIPPEVQAVLPAPPAATGTTQHLITDPTNPAYNTYASHGTTTVFNSRLHGPDPLRDVRTRLDALGVTGKWQADVLERITELFSSPRGQISLRDVLADTGVISIPDNDPFYTDVVDIRITSAPTQHAAGVPNRPALPNNPLTPNSQTTYSYITTTDAAQKTSSYSLAAGLQNDLVVRDAAPKDAQGNAQPGSTAGNLGALLGAGRQVSESETLPGSKTLKPMRLETFEQLDRSTHDVTYSLEISRVRIANPAADALTLTAARHFNRNNMATTPVAAHGSVDLIAPKPGSSPAMTAPTTPATFDVLATNPLTLPPTDPNFVQQQYLDPDSMWHLESLGSDTAKAIREVAYAQTSNAPVRVGNGVARANFRTAGNTPSPYTAKGTTSEYALHTLTTGTGLHNGGWSMFSNGSYSTKGIVGAKRTFHDELLDVSIAARFVPGSFTLVPLNNPGKVDHGRETEDITLTGSSRTVTWSRGVTASGLGGGTALHPNDNLTPSPATIQTTPTVGVDSGIGNPEAWSNGSFDLTVVAQSGRSYLFDANAEFYVQTTPRRTNALMSKIKGWFGGQPVPSTVKITSTGDVRVRVWEADALRQGLITLADVYTAAGTTPPTGLAFTPSADGVVLHPGGTPAVVPPGLANAGPADARGRTLRVEPGVTQNQVVDFVAGLGLDVRPRTFVVPPGSTFTAQDIADAVAARTAPGDVAGPVVQPNPVIPAFTPTPLRRGTPAVMAPAPSTLNNSGGSQLTTIPEGNVPGDNGPPGSQSFQMTTFASSSGGNHAGDQVTGPWNPADHVTVPSTPDAPTTVDSSGPRGTKRSREEFEADLGPVTHPSPPGTRSVQDTLTPASAKDVLALEAVVPQGARFTDPALFVDLLNGDRTAPGRDINCVDAAVSFHSTYHGQPRVAGIGTPGQAPRGAVSKAAEWTSYAPEFVGTGAKALADVIERVTRAGHGADAMLIAFGANGGRGHAWNVVNHNGTVSLVDPQQGTIVPATADALPGLGRVHAIPLDANNQFIPGTPVRGLPTGLPSGIAADFAATVADPNPDWSSHVDEVGQELDVLRDSFDSTHTKNQADALSLHLRAVDIQRMRALSGANDIITLRGTEYTLVPYRGGYRLVSDTAADPGFMAEIAASILGRSVFALVIGADAETPQVLEFPPRGRPLPVDPEDFDTSEPPPAAD, from the coding sequence ATGGCCATGATGGTGCCCGACGAGGTGCGCAAGCTGTTCCAGGTGCTCACCGGCGAGGAGTGGCCCGACGCCAACGAGGACAAGCTGCGCGCCCTCGCCGACGCGTGGGACCGGGCGGCCTTCCGGCTCACCGGTGAGCTCGCCCCCCAGTTGCGCACGGCCGTGTTCACCATCAGGTCGAACTTCCACGGCGCCGCCGAGCAGGCGTTCGCCAACCGCATGGCCCCCTACGTCGAGGGCGCCGACAACTACCTGTCCATCGCCGACGAGCAGTTCCGCGCCCTGGCGAAGTTCCTGCGCGACCTCGCGCTGGAGGTTGAGTACGTCAAGCTGGTGTCGATCCTGTCGCTGATCGCGCTCATCGCCGAGATCGCCTGGGCGATCGCGGCCGCGTTCGGCACCGCGGGCGCCAGCATGGCCTGGCTGGCGGCCAGGATGGCGATCGTGCGCTGGCTGCTCAAGTCGCTGCTGGGCAGGCTGCTGATCAAGGTCATCCAGGCGCAGATCGTCGGCATCGCCTTCCAGTTGGTCATCGACGTGGTCGCGCAGCTGATCCAGTTCGGCATGGGCACCCGCACCGAGTGGAACCCCAAGTACACCGCCAGCGCCGCCGCCGTCGGCGCCCTCGGCGGCGCGCTCACCCTGCCGCTGGCCGGGTTCGGCAAGGCCATCGCGCACATCACCACCTCGGGGCTCGACTCGTGGCTCGGCAAGATCGGCAAGGACGCCTTCGACTGGCACAAGGTCATCCCCGACAAGATCACCGAGATCGGCATCGAGGCGTTCCACGAGACGCTGACCGAGGCGCTCTACAAGTACGCCACCGAGGGCGAGTTCGAGATGAACCCGTACTCGGCCACCTCCGGCGGCATCTCCGGCGCGGGCGGCGTGGTCGGTGGCGCCATCGGCGACGCCCTCGCCCCGCCCAAGCCCGCCCCCACCACCAAGGGCCCCCAGACCACCCCGCAGACCCGCCCCGACGGCGTCACCGGCGACACCACCACGCGCCCGAACACGGTGCCGACCACCACCGGGCCGAACACCCAGGTGCCCACCGGCGACCGCGGCCTCGGCGGCGGGAACAACACCGACGAGGTGGGTGGCCTCGGCCCCAACGGGATCGGCGGCCCCACCACCCAGGCACCCCCGGTCAACCAACCCGGCGGTCAGGGGCAGAACCAGGGGCAGCCGGTCCAGGTCGGCGCGGGCCAGCCCGGCCAGGTCCCGCAGTCGCAGAACGGTCAACCCCAGTCGCAGAACGGCCAACCGCAGAACGGCCAGACCCAGCCCGGCCAGCCCCAGTCGCAGAACGGGCAGCCCCAGCCCGGCCAGACCCAGCCCGGCCAGCCCCAGCCCGGCCAGCCCCAGCCCGGCCAGCCCCAGCCCGGCCAGCCCCAGCCCGGCCAGCCCCAGCCCGGCCAGCCCCAGCCCGGCCAGCCCCAGCCCGGCCAGCCCCAGAACGGCCAAGGCCAGTCGCAGCCCGGTCAGCCCCAGTCGCAGAACGGTCAGGGGCAGTCGCAGAACGGGCAGGGCCAGAACACCCAGTCCCAGACCGGCCCATCGCAGCCCGGGCAGTCGCAGAACGGTCCCGGTCAACCGGGCCAGTCCCAGAACGCTCCTTCGCAGCCGGGGCAGTCCCAGCCCGGCCAGGCGCAGAACCCGCCCACCCAGTCGAGTACCACCACTGCCGGCCAGCAGCCCGGGCAGCAACCTTCGACCCAGCCGAGCACTTCGCAGTCCACCACCCAGTCGTCGACCACCCAGTCCAGCACTTCGCAGTCCACCACCCAGTCGTCGAGCAGTCAGTCGTCCAGCTCGCAGTCCTCCACCACGCAGTCCTCGACCAGCCAGTCCTCCACCAGCCAGTCCTCGACGTCCCAGTCGTCGACGAGCCAGTCGAGCACCCAGTCGTCCACCCAGTCGTCCAGTCAGACGGCCAAGCCGTCGACCCCGGCGACCACCGCCACGACCACGACCTCCAGCACCACCACCTCCAGCACCCCCGCCACCACCAGCCAGACCACGACCACCTCGACCACCTCGACCCAGTCGAGCGCCACCAGCACCACCCAGACCGGCGGCACCCAGTCGTCCACCACCCAGACCAGCACCACCCAGTCCTCGGCCAACCAGGCCCTCACCCAGGGCAAGCAGCCCACCACCGGCCAGTCGAGCACCCAGTCCACCACCGCCCAGACCGCCGCCCCCTCGACCGCCAAAACCCCCACCCCGCAAGGCAAACCGGTCACCGCCACCGCCGGGATCGGCAAGCAGCCCGCCAAGCTCACCAAGCCCGCCCCGAAGCCGGTCACCAAGCCGTCCTCGACCGCGCCGACCCTGCCCAAGACCACCGCCGCCCAGGTCCAGGCGACCGCGGGCGTCCAGCCGGTCTCGAACAAGCGCCCCCGCCTCACCCCGCCCAGCGCGACCCCGAAGCTCAAGCCCACCACCACGAGGTTCCAGGACTTCCGCTCGTGGGTCGGCGGCATCAACAAGGTCAAGGGCGACATCAACTGCGTCGACGCCGCCGTCGCCTTTCACTCCACGTGGCGCGGCAACCCGACCACCGCGGGCAAGGACCGCGCGGGCACGAGTCTCGCCAGCGAGCGCACCGGTTACGCCCCCGCGTTCCTGGGGGAGGGCAAGGCCGCGCTCGCTGAGGTGGAGAAGCGCGTCAAGCGAGGCGGCCACGGCACCGACGCCATCGTCTTCACCACGCCGCCCGGTGCGAAGGACGGGCACGCGTGGAACGTGGTCAACCAGAACGGCGAGGTGTCCCATGTGGACGCCCAGTCGGGCACCTGGTCGGACACCGGTCCGGACGCGGGCAAGGTGTGGGCGATCGTCCTGGACCCCGAGGGCACCTTCGTCGACGGCGACACCGTCGACAACTCGGGCAGCACCGGCCCGCAGGCCATCGGCGACTCGTTCGGCCAGCGCCCGCCCAACAACATCAACACCCTCGCCACGCAGGCGCTGACCGCCACCCAGGGCCACCTCGACGCGGCGAACGTGTCGGTGCGGCGGGCCGAACAGGCGCAACGTTCGGCGCAGGCCCAGGTCTACGGCGCCGCGGAGCCGCACCGGCAGGCCCAAGCTGCCGTAACGGCGACGCAGGCCGTGTCGACTCCTCTTGTGCAGCGGGTGAACGCGCTGCGCGGGCAGATCAACGCCGCCATCACCACGCTGGGTCTGCAGGTGCAGAACGAGAGCCAGCTCCAGCAGCAGGTCGACCAGGCAGACCAGGCGGAGGACACCGCGGGCATCGCCCTCGACAACGCCCAGACCGCGCTCGACAACGCCACGAACGCCAACCGGGGCACCCTCACCACCGCGCGCGACGGCCGCCAGACCGCGTTGGCCCAGCTCGTCCTCAACCACGGTCCGCTGCGCGCCCAACTGGCGCAGGCCACCCTGACCCGCCAGGGCACCCAGAACCAGATCGCCAACCTGCGGATCCAAGAGGCCGCCGCGCACGCCGCCGCCCGCGGCCCGAGCGCCGCCTCGACCTCGGCGGCCACCAGTGCCCTCACCGCGACCCAGCGCCTCGGCGCGGCCACCACCGAGCTGAACAACACCACCGGGCACCTGGGCACCGCCCGCACCCACCAGCAGACCGCCGACCAGCAGGTGACGACCGCGACCGGCCTGGTCACCCAGATCCAGACCGAGGCGGCGACCGAGATCCTGCGGCACAACGCCGCGCAGGCCGCCGACCTCGCCGCGACCACCGCCGAACAGGCCGCGGACCTGCTCGACCAGCAGGTCGTCGACCTCACGACCCGGATCAACACGCTGCGCGACACCGTCGCCCAGGCGAAGCTGGACGTGGCCCGCGACAAGCGCGCCGTGGCCGCCGCCAAGGCCCAGTTGGCCAACTCCGGGCCGAGCTCGAACGCGACCCCCGCGCCGACAACGACCCCGCAGATCACCCAGCAGGAGACCGCGATCGCCAAGGCCGAGGAGGCGATCGGCAGGCAGGAAACCCAGATCGGCACCCTCGACCGGCAGCGGCAGGGCATCACCACCCAGCTGGGCACCGACCGGCCGGAGGCGGTGCGCCTGCGCGGTTTGGCCGACACCGCGCAACTGGCCGCGGACCAGCAGGCCGACGCCGTCAACACCCTCTACACCGCGCTCACCAACGCCCGCGACAACGCCCAACTCGCCGCCCAGAACGCCGCCGCGTCCGCCACGTCGGCCAACAACACCGCGCGCAACGCCAAGGACGCCGCGGCCGACGTGAAGACCGCCGCCAAGCAGGGCGACGTCGAGCGCGGCCTAACCCTGCTCACCGACACCCCGTTCGCCGAGCGGATCGTGATGGAGGAACTCGGGGACACCACCGGCGTGGCCAACGCCGTCGGCGGTCTGTTCACCGACCACCCCGGGGTGGCCAACCAGGCGGGGCAGACCGCGGTGAACGCGGTCGAGAACCACCTCGGCGAGATCATCAACCAGGGCCGGGAGATCACCGTCGCGCTGCCCGGCGGCACCACCGCGCGGGTCCTGCTCACCGGCCGCCCCAAGCGCCCCGGTGACACCCGCAAGGCCGCGACCGTCAACGCCGTGCCCAACTCCCACCCCGACATCGTCAAGACCAGGCGCGACGACACGCACAACCCGAAGGCGGTGACCTCGTCGAGCAACCTGCCGGTGCGCATCCCGCTGGTCTCGCTCGCCCCGCTCACCGACGGCGGCCTGTTCCTGCGCCCGGTCGCCTCCGCCGGGTTCACCCTCAAGCGCTCGCAGGGCATGACCTCCAACGACATCAGCAGGCCGGGTGTGCGCACCGGCGACCGCGCCTGGGTCGAGGCCGACTTCGAGATCGTCGCCACCCGCATCGGCGGACCGACGGGCCCGGCCACCGCCACCGTGCACGGCGGGGTCCGGGTGCCCGCCGTGGTGCCCGCGCCCGCCGCCCCGCAGCCGCTGCCCGCGCACGGCCGCAGCGAGCTCACCTCCGACGCCGTGCGCATCCCCACCGCGTTCACCGACGGCATCGAGACCGCCCTCAACAACACCGACCACCGCGCGGAGATCACCGACCTGCTCGGGTCGCCCCGCGTGCGGCACATGCCCAACAACGGCAGCGTCACCCAGACCATCGGCGGCACCCAGGTCACCGTCGTCCCCAACGGCGCGCCGCAGATCACCCTGGTCGGTCCGTCCACAAAGGTCGATGAGCAGCGCACCGGCGTCAACCCGTCGTCGGCGGTGACCAAGGGCGGAGACGCGACCGGGGCGCTCGGCATGGCCGTCGGCATGGAGGTCCCCGGCCTGCAGTGGTTCGTCGGTCTCTTCAGCGACTTCTCCAGCGGCCGCAGCGGTGGCTACAACCGGGGCAACGAGTCCGCTGTGGAGCGCAACGCCTCGCAACCCGAGTTGGTCTACCAAGTGACCCGCCCGCTGACCGTGACCGCCAACGGCACTTCGGTGAACAACACCGTCACCGAACTGGTCACCGTCCCGCTCTCGGTGGCCCGCGAGCTCAACCTCACCATCCCGGCGCACCTGGACCCGGCGAACACGCGGGTGCGCACGGCGGGCAACCAGCCCTACGTCATCGGCACCGACGACATCACCGGTGTGCCGGGCCGCGACCAGATCGTCAACTTCCTCACCGCCGGCATCGACGCCACCGGGCAGGCCGCGGTGCGGGAGAAGTTCAACTCAGACCCCAAGACGGTCACCGCGATCTTCAACACCATGCACGGCGGCGAGGAGGTCACCTGGGTCGCCGACGGGCGGCTGCACAAGCTGGAGATCTACACGCAGATCGTGCCGCCCGCCGCGAGCTACCCGTCCGGCCAGACCAAGGCCACGGTGCAGGACCAGGTCACCTCGCAGCGCAGGCGCACCGACCAGATGAGCCGCAACGCCAAGCTCGGTGTCGGCGCCGAGGTCCGCCCCACCTTCAGCGGCGACAAGCCCAACAACGGCAACCCCAACGCCAGCGGCACCGCGTCGCAAGGCCTGCCCCGCGTGGTCATCTCCGGCACCTACGAGCGCAACCGCTCCTCCGCGGTCGGCACCAACGGCCGCGACGGCCGCATCACCGCCTACGGCGGCGAGTACCGCGGCTTCGACGGCACCCTGGAGATCGTCGTCGTCCACCGCGACACCCCGGCGCCCAACTGGTTCCGCCGGGTGTTCATGGGCGGCAAGATGACCTTCGGCCCGCCCTCGGCCGACCGCCTCACCGAACCCACCACCGCCGACGTCGACACCGCGCGCACGCTCAACGCGAACGCCCCCGCCACCGCGCCCCGGGTCACCAAGCAGACCATCCCCAACGCGGTCTCCATCTCCGCCCCCGTCGACAAGTTCGCCTGGTCCGACCAGGCGATGGCGCCGTCGACGATGACACCCGGCCTCTACGTCGGCACCGCGCCCAACCAGCCCGCGGGCACCGTTGTCGTTGACTCGGCCCAGTTCGGCGAGTTCGCGGGCATCGAGCACGTGCGGGTCAGCCCCAACTCGACCGAGGGGCTCAACCTGGTCCTGGCCAAGAACGTGCAGACCCTTCCGGTGGTCAACCCGCCCGCGAACATGCCCGCCCCGGTCACCCGCCGGTCGCCGTTCATGAGCGGCACCTGGCCGTCCTGGGGCACCAGGACGCTCACCGAGACCAACCGCGGCGCGGGCATCCCGCAGCGCCAGTTCCGCTACAAGCTCTCCGAGCTGACCAAGCCGGGCACCACCGCGGCCGACGCCGTGCGCGGGTTCGTCTCCCAGGTGGGCAGGCGCGGCGCGGCCGTGCTCGGGCTCAACGGCGAGAAAGCGGGCCCGCACAAGCTGTTCGAGCCCGGCAGGCTCACCGACATGAACGGCGCCATCTCCGCCACCGCCACCTATTCGGCGCCGCGCGTGGTGGACGTGCGCAAGGACGGGCAGCTGCAGCGGCGCCAGGACGGCGACCTGGTCGTCAACAACAGCAAGCACCGCCAGTTCGGCCTCGACGGCGAGCTCGCCGTGGACGTCATCCCGCGCCGGTTCCACCGCTTCGGCGCCCGGATCCGGCTCGTCTTCGGCGGCAACAAGCGCTGGGGCAAGGGCAAGATCAGCGAACTCACGCCGGGCGGCCGCCAGCTCTACAACTACAAGGGCCCGACGGTGTGGCTGACGATGGACGTCCGCTACACCTACACCGGCGACGTCAACATCCGCAACTCCATCAAGACCTCCCAGGCGGAGTCCCTGTCGGTCACCGTGGACGAGCCGGACGGGGTCCTGGTGCAGCTGCCAGCCACCACCGCCGCGGAACTGCTCACCCAGGCCGGGCTGCCCATCCCGCCCGAGGTCCAGGCGGTGCTCCCGGCCCCGCCCGCGGCGACCGGCACCACGCAGCACCTGATCACCGACCCGACCAACCCGGCGTACAACACCTACGCCTCGCACGGCACGACCACCGTGTTCAACTCCCGCCTGCACGGCCCCGACCCGCTGCGCGACGTCCGCACCCGCCTCGACGCGCTCGGCGTGACCGGCAAGTGGCAGGCCGACGTGCTCGAGCGGATCACCGAGCTGTTCTCCAGCCCGCGCGGCCAGATCTCCCTGCGCGACGTGCTCGCCGACACCGGGGTCATCTCGATCCCCGACAACGACCCGTTCTACACCGACGTCGTCGACATCCGGATCACCTCGGCGCCCACCCAGCACGCCGCGGGCGTCCCGAACCGCCCCGCGCTGCCGAACAACCCGCTCACGCCCAACTCGCAGACCACCTACTCCTACATCACCACCACCGACGCGGCCCAGAAGACCAGCTCCTACAGCCTCGCCGCCGGTCTGCAGAACGACCTGGTGGTGCGCGACGCCGCACCGAAGGACGCCCAGGGCAACGCGCAGCCCGGGTCCACCGCGGGCAACCTCGGCGCGCTCCTGGGCGCCGGTCGGCAGGTCTCGGAGTCGGAGACCCTGCCGGGCAGCAAGACCCTCAAGCCGATGCGGCTGGAGACCTTCGAGCAGCTCGACCGCTCCACCCACGACGTGACGTACTCGCTGGAGATCTCCCGGGTCCGCATCGCCAACCCGGCCGCCGACGCGTTGACCCTCACCGCGGCCCGCCACTTCAACCGCAACAACATGGCCACCACACCGGTCGCCGCGCACGGCTCGGTCGACCTGATCGCCCCCAAGCCCGGCTCGTCGCCCGCGATGACCGCACCGACCACCCCCGCCACCTTCGACGTCCTCGCGACCAACCCGCTGACCCTGCCGCCGACCGACCCGAACTTCGTCCAGCAGCAGTACCTCGACCCGGACTCGATGTGGCACCTGGAGTCGCTGGGCTCCGACACCGCCAAAGCCATCCGCGAGGTCGCCTACGCGCAGACCTCCAACGCGCCGGTCCGGGTCGGCAACGGGGTCGCGCGGGCGAACTTCCGCACCGCGGGCAACACCCCCTCGCCCTACACGGCCAAGGGCACGACCTCCGAGTACGCGCTGCACACCCTGACCACCGGCACCGGCCTGCACAACGGCGGCTGGTCGATGTTCAGCAACGGGTCCTACTCCACCAAGGGCATCGTCGGCGCCAAGCGCACCTTCCACGACGAACTGCTCGACGTCTCGATCGCCGCCCGGTTCGTGCCGGGGTCGTTCACCCTGGTGCCGCTGAACAACCCGGGCAAGGTCGACCACGGCCGCGAGACCGAGGACATCACCCTCACCGGCTCGTCGCGCACGGTCACCTGGTCGCGCGGTGTCACCGCCTCCGGCCTGGGCGGCGGCACGGCACTGCACCCCAACGACAACCTGACCCCGTCGCCCGCCACGATCCAGACCACCCCGACCGTGGGCGTCGACAGCGGCATCGGCAACCCGGAGGCCTGGTCCAACGGGTCCTTCGACCTGACCGTCGTCGCCCAGAGCGGCCGCTCGTACCTGTTCGACGCCAACGCCGAGTTCTACGTGCAGACCACGCCCCGGCGCACCAACGCGCTGATGAGCAAGATCAAGGGCTGGTTCGGCGGGCAACCGGTGCCGTCCACGGTCAAGATCACCAGCACCGGCGACGTCCGGGTCCGGGTCTGGGAGGCCGACGCGCTGCGCCAGGGCCTGATCACCCTCGCCGACGTCTACACCGCCGCGGGCACCACCCCGCCCACCGGCCTGGCCTTCACCCCGTCCGCAGACGGCGTCGTCCTGCACCCGGGCGGCACGCCTGCCGTGGTGCCGCCCGGACTGGCCAACGCGGGCCCCGCCGACGCCAGGGGCCGCACCCTGCGGGTCGAGCCGGGCGTCACCCAGAACCAGGTCGTGGACTTCGTCGCCGGGCTCGGCCTCGACGTCCGCCCGCGCACCTTCGTCGTCCCGCCGGGCAGCACCTTCACCGCCCAGGACATCGCTGACGCCGTCGCCGCCCGCACCGCGCCGGGCGACGTCGCGGGCCCGGTGGTGCAGCCGAACCCGGTGATCCCCGCCTTCACCCCGACTCCGCTGCGCCGCGGCACGCCCGCCGTCATGGCGCCCGCACCGTCCACTCTGAACAACTCGGGCGGGTCGCAGCTCACCACGATCCCCGAGGGCAACGTCCCCGGAGACAACGGTCCGCCCGGGTCGCAGTCGTTCCAGATGACCACCTTCGCCAGTTCCAGCGGTGGCAACCACGCGGGCGACCAGGTCACCGGACCGTGGAACCCGGCAGACCACGTGACGGTCCCGTCGACCCCCGACGCACCGACCACAGTGGACTCCAGCGGGCCGCGCGGCACCAAGCGCTCCCGCGAGGAGTTCGAGGCCGACCTCGGCCCGGTAACCCACCCTTCGCCGCCCGGGACCCGCAGCGTCCAGGACACCCTGACCCCCGCCTCGGCCAAGGACGTCCTAGCCCTGGAAGCCGTTGTCCCGCAGGGCGCCCGCTTCACCGACCCCGCCCTGTTCGTCGACCTGCTCAACGGCGACCGGACCGCCCCCGGCCGCGACATCAACTGCGTCGACGCCGCGGTGTCGTTCCACTCGACCTACCACGGCCAACCGCGCGTGGCGGGCATCGGCACCCCGGGGCAGGCGCCGCGCGGCGCTGTCAGCAAGGCGGCCGAATGGACCTCTTACGCCCCTGAGTTCGTTGGCACCGGGGCAAAAGCGCTTGCGGACGTCATCGAACGCGTCACCCGCGCGGGCCATGGCGCCGACGCCATGCTCATCGCCTTCGGCGCCAACGGCGGCCGCGGCCACGCCTGGAACGTGGTCAACCACAACGGCACGGTCTCACTGGTCGACCCCCAGCAGGGCACCATCGTCCCCGCGACCGCCGACGCGCTGCCCGGTCTCGGTCGCGTCCACGCCATCCCGCTCGACGCCAACAACCAGTTCATCCCGGGCACCCCCGTCCGCGGCCTGCCCACCGGCCTGCCCTCGGGCATCGCCGCCGACTTCGCCGCCACGGTGGCCGACCCCAACCCCGACTGGTCCTCGCACGTCGACGAGGTCGGCCAAGAGCTCGACGTCCTCCGCGACTCCTTCGACTCCACCCACACCAAGAACCAGGCCGACGCCCTCTCACTGCACCTGAGGGCCGTCGACATCCAGCGCATGCGAGCCCTCTCCGGCGCCAACGACATCATCACCCTCCGCGGCACCGAATACACCCTCGTCCCCTACCGCGGCGGCTACCGCCTGGTATCCGACACGGCCGCCGACCCCGGTTTCATGGCCGAAATAGCCGCCTCCATCCTCGGCCGAAGCGTTTTCGCATTGGTCATCGGCGCGGACGCCGAAACACCCCAGGTCCTCGAGTTCCCGCCCAGGGGCCGCCCCCTCCCGGTCGACCCGGAGGACTTCGACACCAGCGAACCCCCACCCGCGGCCGACTAA
- a CDS encoding DUF6292 family protein gives MTPPLQPSAHLAYFAEVAAEVGVRPESVILEEDTAYLWLDRRVATHPTRAAALLWTPHHGWSLAVETHSGEDLIILRDLGPTPRPTPAAVAHFATTARQALPVAA, from the coding sequence GTGACCCCGCCACTCCAGCCCTCCGCCCACCTCGCCTACTTCGCCGAGGTAGCCGCCGAGGTCGGCGTCAGGCCCGAGTCGGTCATCCTCGAAGAGGACACCGCCTACCTCTGGCTGGACCGCCGAGTGGCCACCCACCCCACCCGGGCCGCCGCCCTCCTCTGGACCCCCCACCACGGCTGGTCCCTGGCCGTGGAGACCCACTCGGGCGAAGACCTGATCATCCTGCGGGACCTGGGCCCCACCCCCCGCCCCACCCCCGCCGCCGTGGCCCACTTCGCCACCACCGCCCGCCAAGCCCTCCCCGTCGCCGCCTGA